Part of the bacterium genome is shown below.
GTGGCGTCGCGGTGCGGCTCGGTTCGAGCGCGCGGCGCAGGGCGAGGTCGCCGCAGGGACAGGCGTCCGGCTCGCCGAGACCGCGCAGCAGCACGTAGTCCGCCGTCCACGGGCCGATTCCGGGCAGGGCGAGCAGTTGCGCGCGGACGGCGTCGGCGTCGGCGTCGAAATCCACGGCGCCGTCGCGCACGGCGCGCGCGAGGCCGCGCAGCGCCGCCGCGCGCGCGTTCGTCAGCCCGATCGCGGAGAGGTCGGCCGCGGCGAGCGCCGCGGCGTCGGGGAAGAGACGCGTCAGGCGCGGGCCGCCGTCGAACGGCGCGCCGAAGCGCTCGGCGAGACGGCCGGCGAGCGTGCGCGCCGCGGCGACGGTGATCTGCTGCCCGAGGACGGCGCGGACGGCGAGTTCGAACGGATCCGCGGCGCCGGGGAGGCGCAGCCCCGGGCGGCGCCGCGCGAGCGGCGCGAGAAGCGGGTCGCCGCGGAACGTGGCGGCGATCGACGCCGGGTCGGCGTCGAGGTCGAACATCCGCCGCACGCGGGCGAGCAGCCCCTCCAGCGCGCGCGGCGCCGCGGCGCGGAGCCGCAGCTCGAGCGCGTCGCCTGCGCCGGCGGGACGCACGGAGAGCGCCGCGGCCGCGCCGTCGACGCGCAGCGTGCGGGCGTAGGCGCCGTCCGCGACCGACTCGACGCCGGGCGTCGCGCGCGCGGCGAGGAACGCGAGGATCGAGGCCCAGTCGTAAGGCGGGCGGAAGGCGAGGCGGAGCGCCAGCTCGCCGCGCGCCTCGCCGGGCGCCGCGCGGCGCGCCCGCCGCAGCTCGCGCGGGGCGCGGCGGAAGGCGCGGAGGAAGGCGTCGTTGAAGCGACGCGCGCTGCGGTACCCGGCCGCGGCGGCGACGTCGGCGATCGGCAGGTTCGTTTCGTCCACGAGCCGCTTCGCGAAGTGCAGCCGGCGCGTGGCGGCGACGGCGAGCGGCGAGGCGCCGACGTGGCGCGCGAACAGCCGGTCGAGCTGCCGCGCGCCGACGCCGAGACGCGCGGCGAGGTCCTCGACGCCGCCGCGGTCGAGCGCGCCTTCGTCGATCAGGCGCAACGCGCGCCGCACGGTCGCCGCGGCGCCGATCCAGGCCGGCGCGCCGGGCGCCGCCTCGGGACGGCAGCGGAGGCAGGGGCGGAAGCCGGCCTCCTGCGCCGCGGCCGCCGTGGCGAAGTAGCGCACGTTCGCGCGCCGCGGCGTCGGGGCGGGGCAGATCGGCCGGCAGTAGACGCCGGTCGTGACGACGGCGACGAAGAATCGGCCGTCGAAGCGCGGGTCGCGCGCGATCCGCGCCCGCTCGAGCGCGCGTTCGTCGAACTGCGGCGGGG
Proteins encoded:
- a CDS encoding helix-turn-helix domain-containing protein, whose amino-acid sequence is MEPPPQFDERALERARIARDPRFDGRFFVAVVTTGVYCRPICPAPTPRRANVRYFATAAAAQEAGFRPCLRCRPEAAPGAPAWIGAAATVRRALRLIDEGALDRGGVEDLAARLGVGARQLDRLFARHVGASPLAVAATRRLHFAKRLVDETNLPIADVAAAAGYRSARRFNDAFLRAFRRAPRELRRARRAAPGEARGELALRLAFRPPYDWASILAFLAARATPGVESVADGAYARTLRVDGAAAALSVRPAGAGDALELRLRAAAPRALEGLLARVRRMFDLDADPASIAATFRGDPLLAPLARRRPGLRLPGAADPFELAVRAVLGQQITVAAARTLAGRLAERFGAPFDGGPRLTRLFPDAAALAAADLSAIGLTNARAAALRGLARAVRDGAVDFDADADAVRAQLLALPGIGPWTADYVLLRGLGEPDACPCGDLALRRALEPSRTATP